In one window of Methanolobus mangrovi DNA:
- a CDS encoding DUF7507 domain-containing protein has protein sequence MNRLHVMFGILIILFSVPSAAAISVDGVRGVGEWDEGWAFAQTEGTGYDSNGPFGDKMVIFQDGNWYDEDPLTDSGTNFDESMATAGPAESGYDLRGFYARYDPVGDVLYGMSTVYGLPGDLDGDTSISSVIANGDTAGAVTARPITGIGAGEQFSIVLTQDTQSVLILVTNNDVTVAILNGAFPGFTEANVVAANSQAGDAVYEISIAGLSNYFDLSGGEEFEVEITAGGNLDIPGEDRALIFIAVPNPDIDIEKATNGFDADNPTGPELQPGDDVTWTYVVTNMGDVPLENVAVTDNILGVITNIIDKGNGDDILDIGEIWTYEATGTAECGQYANVADVVGYYGVIPVTDEDPSHYIVRCEPDIDIEKHTNGYDADYPSGPQIAVGETITWEYFVTNTGNVPLENIVVEDDVIGTIGDAKIVSKSINNDDILDVGEVWTYVVTDTLEECVPLYENIAVVTGEDEQGTVVTDEDPSHYHCQPVVPLLTPVGIMAMVGALGILGIVTLRRRD, from the coding sequence ATGAACAGATTACATGTAATGTTCGGAATATTGATCATTTTATTCTCCGTCCCCAGTGCTGCGGCAATATCCGTGGATGGGGTGCGTGGAGTTGGGGAGTGGGACGAAGGCTGGGCCTTTGCACAAACAGAAGGCACAGGTTATGATTCCAACGGTCCTTTTGGAGATAAAATGGTTATATTCCAGGATGGAAATTGGTATGATGAAGACCCTCTGACCGATTCGGGTACGAATTTTGATGAAAGCATGGCTACGGCAGGACCGGCTGAAAGCGGATACGACCTTCGGGGATTTTATGCACGTTATGATCCTGTAGGCGATGTACTTTATGGTATGTCTACAGTATACGGTCTTCCGGGTGACCTCGATGGTGATACAAGCATATCCAGTGTAATAGCTAATGGTGACACTGCAGGTGCTGTAACCGCAAGACCTATCACAGGTATTGGTGCTGGTGAGCAGTTCAGCATAGTACTTACCCAGGACACACAGAGTGTGCTTATACTTGTCACCAATAATGATGTGACTGTAGCTATCCTTAATGGTGCCTTCCCTGGTTTTACTGAAGCAAATGTAGTTGCGGCTAACAGTCAGGCTGGAGATGCAGTATATGAGATATCTATCGCAGGTCTTAGTAACTATTTCGATCTGAGTGGCGGTGAAGAATTTGAAGTAGAAATAACTGCCGGAGGCAATCTTGATATTCCTGGTGAGGACAGGGCACTTATATTCATTGCAGTTCCTAACCCGGACATTGATATTGAGAAGGCAACTAACGGTTTTGATGCAGATAATCCAACAGGACCTGAACTTCAGCCTGGGGATGATGTTACATGGACCTATGTTGTTACTAATATGGGAGATGTGCCACTGGAAAATGTTGCTGTTACTGACAACATTCTTGGTGTCATAACTAACATCATAGACAAAGGCAATGGTGATGATATACTGGACATTGGTGAGATATGGACCTATGAGGCGACTGGCACTGCAGAATGTGGTCAGTATGCTAATGTTGCTGACGTTGTAGGTTACTATGGTGTCATTCCGGTAACTGATGAAGATCCAAGTCACTACATTGTAAGATGTGAACCTGACATTGACATTGAGAAGCATACAAATGGCTATGATGCAGATTACCCTTCAGGTCCGCAGATTGCTGTAGGGGAGACCATTACATGGGAATACTTCGTAACCAACACTGGAAATGTACCACTGGAAAATATCGTTGTTGAAGATGATGTGATCGGTACGATCGGGGATGCTAAGATCGTTTCCAAGAGTATTAACAATGATGATATTCTCGATGTTGGAGAAGTATGGACCTATGTGGTTACAGATACTCTGGAGGAATGTGTTCCACTGTACGAGAACATTGCTGTTGTAACCGGTGAGGATGAGCAAGGTACTGTCGTAACTGATGAGGACCCAAGCCACTACCACTGTCAGCCTGTTGTCCCACTGCTGACGCCTGTTGGTATAATGGCTATGGTCGGTGCACTTGGAATACTTGGAATTGTCACGCTGAGACGTCGTGATTAA
- a CDS encoding L-threonylcarbamoyladenylate synthase — MKKNTKVFYISEEDREASIVEAARILKEGGTVAFPTETVYGLGADALNEKAVLQIFEAKGRPADNPLIVHVDSKESCLKLVRSIPDKASLLMDKFWPGPLTLIMERKPIVPDVTTGGLDTVAVRMPENLIALELIKRSGIPIAAPSANLSGKPSPTTAEHVLCDLSGRIDALIDGGEVSIGLESTVVDMTSEIPAILRPGKISKEELEECIGEVKVAYDDKVHPESETVRSPGMKYTHYSPESSVILVEGEHEHVVSRIKELIVDLSLRNAKIGLLLTEESHNNFSEYLSYSMGKKDKPEQAAKNLFFGLRYLDERNIDIIIVDGSFRPDGIGMAVFNRIRKAADMIIKV, encoded by the coding sequence ATGAAAAAGAACACAAAGGTATTCTACATAAGTGAAGAAGATCGGGAAGCTTCTATTGTGGAAGCAGCAAGAATTCTGAAAGAAGGTGGAACTGTTGCTTTCCCCACCGAGACTGTCTATGGACTTGGAGCTGATGCTCTCAATGAAAAAGCAGTACTGCAGATATTTGAAGCAAAAGGCAGACCGGCAGATAACCCACTTATAGTTCATGTGGATTCAAAGGAAAGCTGTCTGAAACTTGTCAGGAGTATACCTGATAAAGCATCCCTCCTTATGGATAAATTCTGGCCGGGTCCATTGACTCTTATTATGGAAAGGAAGCCGATAGTTCCTGATGTAACAACAGGAGGTTTAGATACCGTAGCTGTCAGAATGCCTGAAAACCTGATCGCTCTGGAACTGATAAAACGTTCGGGAATACCTATAGCTGCACCAAGTGCTAACCTTTCAGGAAAACCAAGTCCTACAACTGCAGAACATGTTTTGTGTGACCTTTCCGGAAGGATAGATGCACTTATAGATGGCGGGGAAGTTTCCATTGGACTTGAGTCGACGGTAGTTGATATGACCTCCGAGATCCCTGCGATATTAAGACCTGGTAAAATAAGCAAAGAAGAACTTGAAGAGTGCATAGGTGAGGTCAAAGTTGCTTATGATGACAAAGTGCATCCGGAAAGCGAGACCGTCCGTTCTCCGGGAATGAAATATACGCATTATTCTCCGGAGTCAAGTGTTATCCTAGTTGAAGGAGAACATGAACATGTAGTTTCCAGGATAAAAGAGCTTATTGTTGATCTTAGTCTGAGGAATGCAAAAATAGGATTGTTGCTTACAGAAGAATCACATAATAATTTTTCAGAATATCTTTCATATTCCATGGGTAAGAAAGACAAACCTGAACAAGCTGCAAAGAATTTATTTTTTGGACTTCGTTACCTCGATGAAAGAAACATAGATATAATAATAGTGGATGGTTCTTTTAGGCCGGATGGAATAGGAATGGCTGTTTTTAACAGAATTCGCAAGGCTGCAGATATGATAATCAAAGTGTAG
- a CDS encoding DUF7507 domain-containing protein, which translates to MTKYNLLFVIALVLLVMSGTAVAITVDGERSIDEWNENWNFGQVNGTSYDSNGPFGDKMVVFQNGGWYDEDPAADAGTNFNENLSTEGPYPSGYDIKGQYAHYDIINDTLYGMSTVYGLPGDLDGNGNIVGLTENGDILGPVTGKDLTGIGPGEQWSIMIFQGDKALIIVITNNDWTVSTIGFTGIDENDVIAANGNAGGPDNCSNCVYEISVQNLAQYFDMTPGQGFSVASSAGGNLDIVGEDIAAVFFEIPNPEIDIEKSTNGEDADAAPGPGIPQGNELLWTYVVTNTGNVPLENISVTDDKLGSITDIINNGDGDSTLAIGETWIYIATGIAECGQYENNATAVGFFDVIPVFDIDPSHYFGECPDIDIEKATNGEDADVGPGPGIPEGDAVTWTYVVTNTGNVNLTDIQVSDNILGTITNIIDQGDGDDVLAVGEVWTLEATGVAECGQYENEGTVTGDSGDTTVNDSDLSHYFGECPDIDIEKATNGIDADVGPGPGIPQGDVVTWTYVVTNTGNVNLTNIQVSDNILGTITNIIDQGDGDDILAIGEVWTLEATGVVECGQYENEGSVAGDYGDTTVNDSDLSHYFGECPDIDIEKATNGEDADVGPGPGIPQGDAVTWTYVVTNTGNVNLTNIQVSDNILGTITNIIDQGDGDDILAVGEVWTLEATGVAECGQYENEGSVAGDYGDTTVTDSDLSHYFGECPDIDIEKATNGEDADVGPGPGLQEGDVVTWTYVVTNTGNVDLTNIQVSDNILGTITNIIDQGDGDDILAVGEVWTLEATGVAECGQYENEGTVTGDAGDTTVNDSDLSHYFGECPDIDIEKATNGIDADVGPGPGIPQGDVVTWTYVVTNTGNVNLTNIQVSDSILGTITNIIDNGDGDDILAVGEVWTLEATGVAECGQYENEGTVTGDAGDTTVTDSDLSHYFGECPDIDIEKATNGEDADVGPGPGIPQGDVVTWTYVVTNTGNVNLTNIQVSDSILGTITNIIDQGDGDDILAVGEVWTLQATGVAECGQYENEGTVTGDAGDTTVTDSDLSHYFGECPDIDIEKATNGEDADTAPGPSLDVGDTVTWTYVVTNTGNVDLTNIQVSDNILGAITNIIDKGDGDDILAVDEVWVLEAIGSASCGDYANLGTVTGDYNEITVTDEDPSHYNVVCIPRIDIEKSTNGVDADVAPGPTLVYDSNITWEYVVTNTGNVHLTNVTVTDDKLGVITNIVDKGNGDDTLLPGEVWIYQATGKAECGQYANIADVVGHYGAIPVTDNDPSHYNVNCGPDIDIEKYINGNDADHAPGVLLAVGDEIIWTFIVENTGNVPLVNVVVDDDKLGIIPSSSIISKSINNDDILDPGEVWTYELRDSMQECVPQHTNTAVVTGEFEGDEVTDEDAANYYCQPVVPLLSPVGMVVFITSLGLVGAFYLRRGD; encoded by the coding sequence ATGACAAAATACAATTTACTTTTTGTGATAGCTCTGGTGTTGCTCGTGATGTCGGGGACAGCAGTAGCTATCACTGTGGATGGAGAAAGAAGTATAGATGAATGGAATGAGAACTGGAACTTTGGCCAGGTAAATGGTACCAGCTATGATTCAAATGGTCCTTTCGGAGACAAGATGGTTGTATTCCAGAATGGGGGCTGGTATGATGAGGACCCTGCTGCAGATGCAGGTACCAACTTCAATGAGAATCTAAGTACGGAAGGTCCTTATCCCAGTGGATATGATATAAAAGGACAGTATGCTCATTATGACATAATCAATGACACGCTCTATGGTATGTCTACAGTATACGGTCTTCCTGGCGATCTTGACGGTAATGGGAATATAGTCGGCCTTACGGAAAATGGCGATATACTTGGACCAGTTACTGGAAAAGATCTCACAGGAATCGGTCCTGGGGAACAATGGAGTATCATGATATTCCAGGGTGATAAAGCACTGATAATAGTGATTACAAATAATGACTGGACTGTTAGCACAATAGGCTTTACAGGAATTGATGAGAATGATGTAATTGCTGCAAATGGTAATGCAGGTGGTCCTGATAACTGCAGTAATTGTGTATATGAGATATCAGTACAGAACCTGGCTCAATATTTCGATATGACTCCTGGTCAGGGATTCAGTGTGGCTTCGAGTGCCGGAGGAAACCTTGACATTGTAGGAGAAGACATTGCAGCAGTATTCTTTGAAATACCAAATCCAGAAATTGATATTGAAAAATCAACTAATGGTGAGGATGCTGATGCTGCACCAGGTCCTGGAATACCTCAGGGTAATGAACTCCTGTGGACCTATGTTGTAACCAACACCGGTAATGTGCCATTGGAGAACATATCGGTCACAGATGACAAACTCGGTTCCATCACTGACATAATCAATAATGGTGATGGTGATTCGACACTGGCGATCGGAGAAACATGGATCTATATTGCAACTGGAATTGCTGAATGTGGTCAGTATGAGAATAATGCTACAGCAGTTGGTTTCTTTGATGTGATACCTGTTTTTGATATTGACCCAAGCCACTACTTCGGTGAATGTCCTGATATCGATATCGAGAAAGCTACTAACGGTGAAGATGCTGATGTTGGCCCTGGTCCTGGAATCCCGGAGGGTGATGCTGTTACATGGACCTATGTTGTAACCAACACAGGTAATGTCAATCTTACAGACATTCAGGTAAGTGACAACATTCTTGGAACTATCACCAACATAATCGATCAGGGTGATGGTGACGATGTACTTGCCGTCGGTGAGGTATGGACACTTGAAGCAACAGGTGTTGCTGAATGTGGTCAATACGAGAACGAGGGTACCGTTACCGGTGATTCTGGTGACACTACTGTAAATGACAGTGACTTGAGCCACTATTTCGGTGAATGTCCTGATATAGATATCGAGAAAGCCACAAACGGTATCGATGCTGATGTTGGTCCTGGTCCTGGAATCCCACAGGGTGATGTTGTTACATGGACGTATGTTGTAACCAACACAGGTAATGTCAACCTTACAAACATTCAGGTAAGTGACAATATCCTCGGAACTATCACCAACATAATCGATCAGGGAGATGGCGATGATATACTTGCCATTGGTGAAGTATGGACACTTGAAGCAACCGGTGTTGTTGAATGTGGTCAGTACGAGAACGAAGGTAGTGTAGCCGGTGATTATGGTGACACTACTGTAAATGACAGTGACTTGAGCCACTACTTCGGTGAATGTCCTGACATTGATATCGAGAAAGCCACAAACGGCGAAGATGCTGATGTTGGTCCTGGCCCTGGCATTCCACAGGGTGATGCAGTAACGTGGACCTATGTTGTAACCAACACAGGTAATGTCAACCTTACAAACATTCAGGTAAGTGACAACATCCTCGGAACTATCACCAACATAATCGATCAGGGAGATGGCGACGATATACTTGCTGTCGGAGAAGTGTGGACACTTGAAGCAACGGGTGTTGCTGAATGTGGTCAGTACGAGAACGAAGGTAGTGTAGCCGGTGATTATGGTGATACTACTGTTACTGACAGTGACTTGAGCCACTACTTCGGTGAATGTCCTGACATCGACATTGAGAAGGCCACCAACGGTGAAGATGCTGATGTTGGTCCAGGTCCTGGACTACAGGAAGGTGATGTTGTTACATGGACGTATGTTGTAACCAACACTGGTAATGTCGATCTCACAAATATTCAGGTAAGTGACAATATCCTCGGAACTATCACCAACATAATTGATCAGGGAGATGGCGACGATATACTTGCTGTCGGAGAAGTGTGGACACTTGAAGCAACCGGTGTTGCTGAATGTGGCCAATACGAGAACGAAGGTACTGTAACCGGTGATGCTGGTGATACTACTGTAAATGACAGTGACTTGAGCCACTATTTCGGTGAATGTCCTGACATCGATATTGAGAAGGCAACAAATGGTATCGATGCTGATGTTGGTCCTGGCCCTGGAATCCCACAGGGTGATGTTGTTACATGGACATATGTTGTAACCAACACTGGTAATGTCAACCTTACAAACATTCAGGTAAGTGACAGTATTCTTGGAACTATCACCAACATTATCGACAATGGTGATGGCGACGATATACTTGCTGTCGGAGAAGTGTGGACACTTGAAGCAACCGGTGTTGCTGAATGTGGCCAATACGAGAACGAAGGTACTGTAACTGGTGATGCTGGTGATACTACTGTTACTGACAGTGACTTGAGCCACTACTTCGGTGAATGTCCTGACATCGATATCGAGAAGGCCACCAATGGCGAAGATGCTGATGTTGGTCCTGGCCCTGGAATCCCACAGGGTGATGTTGTTACATGGACGTATGTTGTAACCAACACTGGTAATGTCAACCTTACAAACATTCAGGTAAGTGACAGTATTCTTGGAACTATCACCAACATTATTGATCAGGGAGATGGCGACGATATACTTGCTGTCGGAGAAGTGTGGACACTTCAAGCAACCGGTGTTGCTGAATGTGGTCAGTACGAGAACGAAGGTACTGTAACTGGTGATGCTGGTGATACTACTGTTACTGACAGTGACTTGAGCCACTACTTCGGTGAATGTCCTGACATCGATATCGAGAAGGCCACAAATGGTGAGGATGCTGACACTGCTCCAGGTCCATCACTTGATGTTGGTGATACTGTCACGTGGACCTATGTTGTAACTAATACTGGTAATGTTGACCTTACAAACATCCAGGTAAGTGATAACATCCTTGGTGCTATCACTAATATTATCGATAAGGGTGATGGAGATGACATACTTGCTGTAGATGAGGTATGGGTGCTTGAAGCAATAGGCAGTGCTTCATGTGGTGACTATGCAAACCTCGGTACTGTAACAGGTGATTATAACGAGATCACAGTAACTGACGAGGATCCAAGTCACTATAATGTTGTCTGCATACCTCGTATTGATATCGAGAAATCAACCAATGGTGTTGATGCTGATGTAGCTCCAGGACCTACGCTTGTCTATGATTCAAATATCACCTGGGAATATGTGGTCACAAACACTGGTAATGTACACCTTACCAACGTGACGGTCACTGACGATAAGCTTGGTGTCATAACAAATATCGTGGACAAAGGAAACGGTGATGACACTCTTCTACCGGGTGAAGTATGGATATACCAGGCAACAGGTAAAGCAGAATGTGGTCAGTATGCCAACATTGCAGATGTTGTAGGTCATTATGGTGCTATTCCGGTAACTGATAATGACCCCAGCCACTACAATGTGAACTGTGGACCTGATATTGATATTGAGAAATATATCAATGGAAACGATGCTGACCATGCTCCTGGAGTTCTGCTTGCTGTAGGTGATGAGATCATCTGGACCTTTATTGTGGAGAACACAGGCAATGTTCCATTGGTGAATGTGGTTGTTGATGATGACAAACTGGGAATAATACCTTCATCAAGCATTATTTCGAAGAGCATCAACAATGATGACATTCTGGATCCGGGAGAGGTCTGGACATACGAGCTAAGGGATAGCATGCAGGAATGTGTTCCGCAGCACACGAATACTGCAGTTGTTACAGGTGAGTTTGAAGGTGATGAAGTTACAGATGAGGATGCAGCCAATTACTACTGCCAGCCTGTAGTACCACTGTTGAGTCCTGTTGGAATGGTGGTATTCATCACATCTCTTGGACTTGTGGGGGCATTCTATCTTAGGAGGGGGGATTAA
- a CDS encoding winged helix-turn-helix domain-containing protein, with protein MGSCRWRKETVTSGCGYIRRSRTAISVEILKAALEGAKKTHIVYSANLNFDMVNRYLEMLEEKGLLEHKGNLYITTAKGKEFQEIAKELGL; from the coding sequence GTGGGTAGTTGCAGGTGGAGAAAAGAAACTGTAACTAGTGGATGTGGTTATATTAGAAGAAGCAGGACTGCCATTAGTGTGGAAATTTTAAAAGCTGCATTGGAGGGGGCTAAAAAAACACATATAGTTTACAGTGCAAATCTGAACTTTGATATGGTTAACAGGTATCTTGAAATGTTAGAAGAAAAAGGCCTTCTTGAACATAAAGGAAACTTGTATATCACAACTGCAAAAGGTAAAGAGTTTCAGGAGATTGCAAAGGAATTAGGTCTTTGA
- a CDS encoding cohesin domain-containing protein, protein MWGINNIVKYTVMTLLVLMIAIGNASATASISISPESHTGLSPGETFNVNIDVNSGVSQLSAAHIKLDYDPNAFEVIGITKGSLFENDALIEPESGDDGDGTITYGFADSNYDAPGSGTLISIEFQIKDTIEGVYSLSFKEAKLLDQNKDYLVGEATGSSVVVGDVTDDASTPLETIDLASQTKSTSGSSSSSTSVVEPQLGYAYIFGFHPDDYKVIGRYGTTRNDESWSQNSLILENELVTEFEGQYLFPQGKIVSIGSNSAGYLVVVFYEPLMVDRTEMDGIYAIIDQNAQDMDIGNVPVEFAEGTISDVSDQLQELIQRVQAINEMELGDFMNNESSLYDPTVVATAGKLPQINTEKECWQWYFQDSYAISLNVSDEMDDYLQSGILLSTGLSPDGYFEVKINEETDANKKSLITDVYQLMNREATNIGVSEVPVVFKLGSPDEIEDRLTSTQEEASDEVQGTEGEAKATPGFGYLIGILSITLAYCMRSKT, encoded by the coding sequence ATGTGGGGTATTAACAACATTGTCAAATATACTGTCATGACTCTATTGGTCCTGATGATAGCCATTGGGAATGCATCTGCAACAGCATCGATTTCTATATCTCCTGAATCGCATACCGGTCTATCTCCCGGTGAAACGTTTAATGTGAATATTGATGTTAATTCAGGTGTTAGTCAGTTATCAGCGGCACATATTAAGTTGGACTATGATCCTAACGCTTTTGAGGTAATTGGCATCACAAAAGGAAGCCTCTTTGAAAATGATGCGCTTATAGAGCCGGAAAGTGGTGATGATGGAGATGGCACGATAACCTATGGATTCGCTGATTCGAACTATGACGCGCCAGGAAGTGGGACATTGATATCCATCGAATTCCAGATAAAGGATACTATTGAGGGTGTTTACAGTCTCAGTTTCAAGGAAGCGAAGCTTCTTGATCAAAATAAAGATTACCTTGTCGGTGAAGCAACCGGAAGCTCGGTGGTAGTTGGGGATGTAACAGATGATGCTTCAACACCTTTGGAAACCATTGATCTTGCAAGCCAGACTAAAAGCACATCTGGCAGCAGCAGCTCATCAACATCTGTCGTGGAACCGCAATTAGGATATGCATATATTTTTGGTTTCCATCCTGATGATTATAAAGTAATAGGACGATATGGAACAACTCGGAATGATGAATCCTGGTCACAGAATAGTCTTATACTTGAGAATGAACTTGTAACTGAGTTCGAAGGCCAATATCTATTCCCTCAAGGTAAGATTGTATCGATTGGCTCCAACTCTGCTGGATATCTGGTAGTCGTATTCTATGAACCACTCATGGTCGATCGAACTGAGATGGATGGCATCTATGCAATAATTGACCAGAATGCACAGGACATGGACATAGGTAACGTTCCTGTGGAATTTGCTGAGGGTACGATCTCAGATGTCAGTGACCAATTGCAGGAATTGATCCAAAGGGTACAGGCAATTAATGAGATGGAACTTGGAGATTTCATGAATAATGAAAGTTCTTTGTATGATCCTACAGTAGTGGCTACAGCCGGTAAACTGCCACAGATAAACACTGAGAAGGAATGCTGGCAATGGTATTTCCAGGATTCATATGCCATTTCTCTTAATGTAAGTGATGAGATGGATGATTATTTGCAAAGTGGTATACTTCTGAGTACGGGATTATCGCCTGACGGGTACTTTGAAGTAAAGATCAATGAAGAAACCGATGCAAACAAAAAATCACTTATCACTGATGTATATCAGCTTATGAACAGAGAAGCCACGAACATTGGCGTAAGCGAAGTTCCTGTAGTTTTCAAACTGGGTAGTCCTGATGAAATAGAGGATAGGCTAACGTCAACTCAGGAAGAGGCATCAGATGAAGTACAGGGTACTGAGGGTGAAGCAAAGGCGACACCAGGATTTGGTTATCTTATAGGTATCTTGTCCATCACACTGGCGTATTGTATGAGGAGTAAAACATAG
- a CDS encoding cohesin domain-containing protein yields the protein MTKITHKGMAGLTATLLIFCACFMVGVGLAAADPSVSVDPQTNEYDAGDTFQVTVMVNSDTDNLRAVNLQLDYDPAILSVNSVTDEDLLGAGALVAPGSGDDGAGTISYGIASTSGVYAPVAGTMLTIEFAIDASAANGTYNLDLNAVSLKDQDNVAIPGVIITDGTVKVGDEVIPTPSEPEVEISPVASGPVGPGDTFQVQVEVDSADYNLRAVNLQMNYDSSALMVNSITDEDLLGAGALVAPGSGDDGAGTIAYGIASTSGVYVPVAGTMLTIEFEVKAGAANGTYDLDLNSVSLKDQDNVAIPDVGVTDGSVQVSGDGQVPDMPTAMIVPTSSGPIAAGDTFQVDIEIDSADYNLRAVSVQLDYDPAALMVNSMTNGLLGPGALEAPGSGDDGAGTITYGLAATGGVYTPEAGTLLTIEFEVKADATDGIYDLDMYNVVLKDEANADIPGVIVTDGMVEVSTVPEVEGIALLPGWNLISIPQTLENAGIDYVLQDFNDTEVDSVFYYDASTGMMVVPDDFEPLKAYWVHNNLSETVVINGSYLTPMVPSTPPSLTLYPGWNAIGHTAMVELPAEVALSTIDDCYIKVMGPWMASTSEFAYVGYNGEEGVINGNQVGTDVFAMNMYEGYFVFVDEECLLG from the coding sequence ATGACAAAAATAACACATAAGGGAATGGCAGGATTAACTGCCACCCTTTTAATATTTTGTGCATGTTTCATGGTAGGCGTAGGACTTGCAGCTGCTGATCCTTCGGTGTCAGTAGATCCACAAACAAATGAGTATGATGCAGGCGATACGTTTCAGGTTACTGTAATGGTTAATTCTGATACAGATAACCTCCGTGCCGTGAACCTGCAGCTTGATTACGATCCGGCAATACTCTCGGTGAACAGTGTAACCGATGAGGACTTGCTTGGAGCGGGAGCCCTTGTAGCACCAGGCAGTGGCGACGACGGTGCAGGTACCATATCCTATGGTATTGCATCTACCAGCGGTGTTTATGCACCGGTAGCCGGAACAATGCTAACCATTGAGTTTGCAATTGATGCCAGTGCAGCAAATGGAACCTATAACCTTGACCTGAATGCTGTATCGCTTAAGGATCAGGATAACGTAGCTATTCCAGGAGTTATAATCACAGATGGAACAGTAAAAGTTGGAGATGAAGTAATTCCAACACCTTCTGAACCGGAAGTGGAGATTAGTCCGGTAGCAAGCGGTCCTGTTGGTCCCGGTGACACATTCCAGGTACAGGTAGAAGTGGATTCTGCTGACTACAACCTTCGTGCTGTAAATCTGCAGATGAATTACGATTCATCCGCACTTATGGTGAACAGCATTACTGATGAGGACTTACTTGGAGCAGGAGCACTTGTTGCACCTGGAAGCGGTGACGATGGTGCAGGCACCATTGCCTATGGTATTGCTTCTACCAGCGGTGTTTATGTACCGGTAGCCGGAACAATGCTAACCATTGAGTTCGAAGTGAAGGCAGGCGCAGCAAACGGAACCTATGATCTTGACCTGAATAGTGTCTCTCTCAAGGACCAGGACAATGTAGCTATCCCTGATGTAGGTGTCACGGATGGTAGTGTTCAGGTATCTGGAGACGGTCAGGTCCCCGATATGCCAACAGCCATGATAGTACCAACATCAAGCGGACCTATTGCAGCTGGAGATACTTTCCAGGTGGATATAGAGATAGACTCTGCTGACTACAACCTCCGTGCTGTAAGCGTGCAGCTTGATTATGATCCTGCAGCACTCATGGTAAACAGCATGACCAATGGCTTACTGGGACCGGGAGCACTTGAAGCACCTGGAAGCGGTGACGACGGAGCAGGTACTATTACATATGGACTTGCAGCCACTGGTGGTGTTTATACTCCAGAGGCCGGTACATTGCTGACAATCGAGTTCGAAGTCAAAGCAGATGCAACAGATGGTATCTATGATCTTGACATGTACAATGTAGTTCTCAAGGATGAAGCAAATGCTGATATTCCTGGTGTTATAGTAACTGATGGTATGGTTGAAGTTTCAACAGTGCCTGAGGTTGAAGGAATAGCACTCCTGCCAGGATGGAACTTGATATCAATTCCACAGACACTTGAGAATGCAGGCATTGACTATGTACTCCAAGACTTCAATGATACTGAAGTAGACAGTGTCTTCTATTATGATGCTTCTACTGGCATGATGGTTGTACCGGATGACTTTGAACCATTGAAGGCATACTGGGTGCACAACAACCTGAGTGAGACTGTAGTGATCAATGGAAGCTATCTTACACCAATGGTACCTTCCACACCTCCATCACTGACACTTTATCCAGGATGGAACGCAATTGGTCACACTGCCATGGTAGAGCTTCCTGCAGAGGTTGCTTTGTCCACGATTGATGACTGCTACATCAAGGTCATGGGACCATGGATGGCTTCCACAAGTGAGTTTGCTTACGTAGGCTACAATGGAGAGGAAGGAGTTATCAATGGTAACCAGGTAGGCACCGATGTCTTTGCCATGAATATGTATGAAGGCTATTTCGTATTCGTAGATGAGGAGTGTCTATTGGGCTGA